One window from the genome of Alkalihalobacillus sp. LMS6 encodes:
- the nrdF gene encoding class 1b ribonucleoside-diphosphate reductase subunit beta: MTHVYDAANWSKHEDDFTQMFYNQNVKQFWLPEEVALNGDLLTWKYLSANEKDTYMKVLAGLTLLDTEQGNTGMPIVAEHVEGHQRKAVLNFMAMMENAVHAKSYSNIFITLATSEQINDVFEWVKENPRLQKKADMVVSLYKGIQKGDDISLFKAMVASVYLESFLFYSGFYYPLYFYGQGKLMQSGEIINLILRDEAIHGVYVGLLAQEIYNKQTTEKQAELREFSLDLLKDLYKNELTYTEELYDPVGLSHDVKKFIRYNANKALMNLGFDPYFEDEEINPIVLNGLNTKTKSHDFFSMKGNGYKKATVEPLRDDDFFFAEK; the protein is encoded by the coding sequence ATGACACACGTTTATGACGCAGCCAACTGGTCGAAACACGAAGATGATTTTACACAAATGTTCTACAACCAAAACGTAAAACAATTTTGGCTTCCTGAAGAAGTCGCCTTAAATGGCGATCTTCTTACGTGGAAGTACTTGTCTGCTAATGAAAAAGATACGTATATGAAAGTATTAGCTGGACTAACCCTTTTAGATACAGAACAAGGAAACACCGGCATGCCGATCGTCGCAGAGCACGTTGAAGGACACCAGCGAAAAGCGGTTTTAAATTTCATGGCGATGATGGAAAATGCTGTGCACGCAAAATCTTACTCCAACATCTTTATTACACTTGCAACGAGCGAGCAGATCAACGATGTTTTTGAATGGGTAAAAGAAAATCCGCGCCTTCAGAAAAAAGCTGATATGGTTGTATCCCTTTACAAAGGCATTCAAAAAGGAGACGACATTTCATTATTTAAAGCGATGGTCGCGTCTGTTTATTTAGAAAGCTTCTTATTTTACAGTGGCTTCTACTACCCTCTTTATTTTTATGGACAAGGGAAGCTTATGCAGAGCGGAGAAATCATTAATTTGATTCTACGTGATGAAGCCATTCACGGTGTATATGTCGGCTTACTTGCTCAAGAAATTTACAACAAACAAACAACCGAAAAACAAGCTGAGCTAAGAGAATTTTCACTAGATCTGCTTAAAGATCTCTATAAAAATGAGCTTACCTATACAGAAGAATTATATGATCCGGTTGGTTTATCCCATGATGTGAAGAAATTTATTCGTTATAATGCCAATAAAGCACTCATGAATCTTGGGTTTGATCCGTATTTTGAAGATGAAGAGATTAATCCTATTGTATTAAATGGATTAAATACAAAAACAAAATCACATGATTTCTTCTCTATGAAAGGGAACGGCTATAAAAAAGCGACCGTTGAACCTTTAAGAGATGATGATTTCTTTTTTGCAGAAAAATAA
- a CDS encoding SE1832 family protein: protein MKTVKELEQELAELKSDFVRLQGDVEKIESTGGNVAKAMEQLDSLEAEIANVRGQLREALTEK from the coding sequence ATGAAAACCGTGAAAGAATTGGAACAGGAGCTAGCTGAGTTAAAAAGCGATTTTGTTCGTCTACAGGGCGATGTAGAAAAAATTGAATCGACAGGCGGAAATGTGGCCAAGGCAATGGAGCAACTTGATTCCCTCGAAGCCGAAATTGCTAACGTGCGAGGTCAACTTCGCGAAGCACTAACAGAAAAGTAA
- a CDS encoding LysM peptidoglycan-binding domain-containing protein — protein sequence MQIHVIQQGESLYGIAQAYNLAPEEIINANELDAPNALVIEQTLVIPIEGRYYFVQSGDTLSILAARYGVSVEQIIQINQLNPNQPLLPGQRLYFPPVPKVEIESNAYIEPINNNLTDALIEEARKHSSSLTYLAPFSYQINRDGTLGELTLGPLPDIAAADGASLMMVITNLEEGAFSGELGQAVLEDEALQDELLRSIIAEANRVGRFSDVHFDFEFLPPTMREPYNQFLRKAVEQLHPQGLLVSTALAPKTSAEQSGQWYEAHDYRAHGEIVDFVVLMTYEWGYSGGPPLAVSPIGPVTDVVEYALSEMPSEKIMLGQNLYGYDWTLPFEPGGDYARAVSPQQAITLARENNAAIQYDEEAQAPFFFYIDESGATHEVWFEDARSINAKFSLIRTYQLRGISYWKLGLAFPQNWLLLNDQFTIRKRA from the coding sequence ATGCAAATTCACGTTATTCAACAAGGTGAATCCCTTTACGGTATTGCACAAGCTTACAATCTTGCGCCAGAGGAAATTATTAACGCTAATGAGTTAGATGCACCAAACGCGTTAGTCATTGAACAAACGTTGGTTATCCCCATTGAAGGTAGATATTACTTTGTTCAATCTGGTGATACCTTATCGATTCTTGCTGCACGCTACGGCGTATCGGTTGAGCAAATCATCCAAATTAACCAACTCAATCCCAATCAACCCCTTTTGCCCGGTCAAAGGCTTTACTTTCCGCCCGTACCAAAAGTCGAGATTGAAAGTAACGCTTATATCGAGCCAATCAACAATAATTTGACCGACGCCCTTATCGAAGAAGCTCGGAAGCATTCCTCTTCCCTGACTTATTTAGCCCCTTTTAGCTATCAAATTAATCGTGATGGAACACTCGGTGAGCTTACGCTTGGTCCGTTACCCGATATTGCAGCAGCAGACGGGGCATCGCTAATGATGGTCATAACCAATTTAGAAGAAGGGGCTTTTAGTGGAGAGCTCGGTCAAGCTGTTCTTGAAGATGAAGCACTTCAGGATGAGCTACTTCGTTCCATCATTGCTGAAGCAAATCGTGTCGGTCGGTTTTCCGATGTTCATTTTGATTTTGAATTTTTGCCGCCAACCATGCGCGAGCCGTACAATCAATTTTTACGAAAAGCTGTGGAACAACTCCATCCACAAGGACTTCTAGTTTCAACAGCGCTTGCTCCTAAAACGAGTGCCGAGCAGTCTGGTCAATGGTACGAAGCGCATGATTATCGCGCACATGGCGAGATTGTCGATTTTGTTGTGCTGATGACGTACGAGTGGGGCTATTCTGGAGGACCTCCCTTAGCCGTTTCACCGATTGGACCCGTTACCGATGTCGTTGAATATGCGTTATCTGAGATGCCTTCAGAGAAGATTATGCTCGGTCAAAATCTCTATGGCTATGATTGGACACTTCCATTTGAACCTGGCGGCGACTATGCAAGAGCGGTTAGCCCTCAACAAGCCATTACGCTAGCTAGAGAAAATAATGCCGCTATTCAATATGATGAAGAAGCGCAAGCACCCTTCTTTTTTTATATTGATGAGTCAGGCGCAACCCATGAAGTCTGGTTTGAAGATGCCCGATCCATTAACGCAAAGTTTTCCCTCATCCGAACTTATCAATTAAGGGGGATTAGTTATTGGAAACTCGGCTTAGCGTTTCCACAGAACTGGCTTTTGTTGAATGACCAATTTACCATTCGGAAGCGTGCTTAA